The DNA region ATACTTCCCATTGACCGTGAACTACCAGGAAATGTCCTATGCTTCCGGCAGGATACCCGGAGGATACTTCAAAAGAGAAATCGGTAGACCCAGTGACCGGGAAACCCTCACTTCCAGGCTTATAGACCGGCCCATCCGTCCTCTTTTTCCAGGCGAGTTCAGGCAGGAGGTACAGGTTATTGCTACGGTTCTTTCAGCTGATCCCCAGAACGATCCGGATATCCTGGCCATCAGCGGGGCCTCTGCAGCTCTGCATATCTCCAAGATCCCTTTTTCCGGCCCAATTGCAGGGGCCAGGATCGGGTATATTGATGGTGAGTTCGTTATCAATCCCAGTGAAAAGCTTCTGGAGCAGAGCGATTTAAACCTTGTTGTCGCAGCTACCAGGGATGGAGTAGTCATGGTGGAAGGTTTCACTGATTTTCTGCCGGAAAAATTGATTGCCGAAGCCATCAACTGGGGACAGAAACAAATCATGCCCATCATTGAGGCTCAGGAAAAACTGCGTGAAGTGTGTGGAAAAGAAAAGATACTGGTTGAGCCAAAGCCTGACAATGATCCTGTTCTTGAAAAAATGGTCTCTGATCTGGCTGCTGATGACCTTTCCAGGGTTCTTTTCATTCCATCCAAAATGGAACGCAAAGAAGCCAAAAGAGAAGTGATGAGCAGAGTTCAGGAATCCCTGGCCCAGAACTTGACTGAAGAACCGGAAAATCTGGTCAAAGCTCTTAAGATTCTCGAAGAGCTAGAAAAGAATATTGTCAGAGAAAAAATTCTTAGGACAAAAACCAGAATCGATGGGCGGGACCTGACAACAGTCAGGCCATTGACCATGGAAATCGGCATGCTGCCCAGGACTCATGGCTCTGCAATCTTTGCCAGAGGGGAAACCAAGTCCCTTTGTGTAACCACCCTTGGCAGCAGTTCCGATGAACAACGCATTGAAACCCTGGCTGGGGACAGCAGTAAGCGGTTCATGCTTCATTACAACTTTCCCCCTTATTGCGTTGGTGAGACTAAATTCCTGAGAGGACCTTCCAGAAGAGAAATTGGCCATGGTATGCTGGCTGAAAGGGCTTTGACCCCGGTCCTGCCTCAGGCTGAAGACTTTCCCTTTACTATCCGCATTGTTTCCGAGGTCCTGGAAAGCAATGGTTCTTCCTCCATGGCCACCGTATGCGGTGGCACATTATGCCTTATGGATGCTGGGGTACCAATTTCCGAGCCTGTTGCCGGGATAGCCATGGGGCTGATCAAAGAAGGAGAGGAATACCTGGTCCTCACAGACATCCTGGGTGATGAAGACCATCTTGGGGACATGGATTTCAAGATCGCAGGCACTTATGAAGGGGTCACTGCGGTTCAGATGGACATAAAGATCCCGGGGATACCCATGGAAGTGATGTACAAAGCCCTTGAACAGGCCAGCGCAGCTAAAAAAACCATTCTTGACTCCATGAACCAGGTCATTGACAAGCCCAGGTCCGAGCTTTCCAAATACGCTCCCAAAACAGAGGTAGTTTATGTGGATACGGACAAGATCAAGGACGTCATCGGGCCTTCAGGGAAAAACATCAAAGCCATTACCGCAGAAACTGGATCCTCCATTGACATTGAAGACTCCGGAAAAATAACCGTTTTTTCACCGACCCAGGAGATACTTGAAAAAACCAAGGAAATGATCCTGTTCTTCAATCAGAAAGCTGAGCTTGGCAAAGATTATGAGGGTGAAGTTAAAAGAATTCTTGACTTCGGTGCTGTGGTCGAAATCCTGCCCGGAGTTGACGGTCTGGTCCATATCTCTCAGCTTGACACCAAACGGGTGGAAAAAATCAGTGATGTGGTCAAAATTGGTGACACCATCAAGGTAAAGGTCATTGAGATTGGAGACCGGGGCAAGGTCCGTCTCAGCCGAATGGCGGTAATCATGGAGGAAAACGGAGAAAAATTCGACCTTGAATCAGCCGCCTTCAAGCCCGGGCCAAGGGGACGGGGTGGTGACAGCAGGAAGCCCAGGGGAGGCGGAAGAAACCGCTAAGCCTTTAGACCCATCAGGTCTTGTGCCGCTTATAAGCGGCACAAGACCGTTTAAATTGTTCCACAGGTCTGCTTGTCAGCGTGATAGCTGCTCCGGACAAAAGGACCGCAGAACATCTCAAGCCCTGCTTCCCGGCCTGCCCGTGCATAGTATGCAAATGTCTCCGGATCTACGTAGCGGTCCACAGGCCGATTCATCTTTGCAGGCCTCAAATACTGACCTATGGTCATGACCTGACCTCCGCAGGCCTGAACATCCTTGATCACTTCTAAGACTTGCTCATCCTTTTCTCCAAGACCCACCATCATTCCGGTTTTAACCCTGACCTGAGGCGCAAATTTTGCTGCCCGTTCTAAAATACCAAGGCTCAGCCTATAATCGGCATGAGGACGAACACTGGAATACAGATGCCGGACAGTTTCAATATTGTGTCCCAGCACGTCAGGACTGCTGTCCAGTACAGCATCCAAGGCCTCAGTGCTTCCCTGAAAATCCGGAATCAGGACTTCCAGGATTGAATCTGGATGATCTGCTCTAAGCCTCCTTAAAACCTTGACAAACTGTCTTGCCCCTCCATCAGCCAGATCGTCCCTGGTTACCGAGGTTATAACTATATGCTTGAGTCCCAGAACAGACACAGCCCTGGATATCCGTTCCGGTTCATCAGGACCGACAGGTTCGGGCCGTCCTTTTTCCACACTGCAGAACAGGCATCTTCTTGTGCAGCTGGGACCAAGAATCAAAAAGGTAGCCACTTTACGGCTGAAGCATTCAAAAATATTGGGGCACTTGGCACTCCTGCAGACAGTCTCCACATGCAATCTGTCAAGACTTTTCCTGACCCTGGCAAAATTGTCCGTTTCAGGCAGCTTTATCCTCAGCCAGTCAGGTTTTCCATCAACCTGTTCTTTATAGCTCATGGTTTGTCTATCCAATGCTTATTTCATAAAAATATTCTTCATGGCAGAGGCAGCATCATTTTTAACAGTGGCCATGTCCGGATGACAACTGTCAAGCTCCAGATGGACTGAAGTCGTCTTTCCCCCGCTCACCCCACAGGGGTTGATCAGCTCGAACAACTCCAGATCCCGGAAGATATTCAGGGCCAGACCATGATAGGTAGTCCATTTCTTTACGCCAATACCCGTAGATGCGATTTTGCGATCCTGAACAAAGACACCTGATCGGCCTTCTTTCCTGACAGCCTTAATTCCATAACAGGCAAGAGTAGTTATCACTGCCGACTCCAGGTTCAGGAAAAACTGTTTAAGTCCGCCGGGTTGTTTTTCAATTCTCAAAATGGGGTAGATCACCAGCTGACCAGGAAAATGACAGGTTATATCCCCTCCCCTGGATGTCTTGACCAGATCCACTCCCCTGGCCTGCAACTCCTTTTCAGTCACCAGCAGGTTGGCTGCAGTCCGGTTTCTGCCAAGGGTTATCACTGGATAATGCTCCAGCAGAAAGACCCGCTCCGCCCCCCCGTCAACTACCTCTTTAAGAGCCTCAAGCTGGATCTGGAAGGCTTCATTATAGTCCATCAGTCCAAGATCAATAAAAATCATCCAGCTGACCTGGTCCCTAATTCTGGATAATCAAAAATCATGTGCCTGGCGAAGCGACCGGCCAGATATTCTTCATCATCCGCCATATTGATACTTTCCACCCATTGACCAAGTCTTTGATTTTCCATCCTGAAATCGCCTCTCTTGGCCAAAAGGACCGCCCCCAGCAGGGAGGTGTTGCCGAGGATCTGGCATTTATGTGAGGTTCCAGAGGGAAAAAAGCCCAGAGTCTCCAGGTCGGCCGGGTCAGCATGTCTTCCCAGGTCGCCCCCGATACAGACTTTCTTAAGCATTTCCGGAGAAATGCCCGCCCTGGTACACAAAAAGGACAAACCCAGACTGAATGCGGCCTTGACCTTGAGAATCTCCTCAATATCCCTGGCCCCGAGAAAAAAATCACTGCCCAGCCATAACCTCCTGTCTCTGATCCCGGTTGACACTCTGCTGGCCAGAGGATTAACCGGGTTCTGAAAATGACCCTGGGCTGACAGAACCTTCAGCCTGAGCAGATGCGCAACTAAAGATATGTACCCGCTGCCCGACACCCGGCCCTTCCAGTCTTCAGGCAGGCCTAAACCATCTTTGGTCAGAACAAACCTGGCAGCCACACCCCTGGCATGGGGGCTGCCGAACCTGAGGCCGATACCTTCCAGAGCAGGACCCAGGGCCACGCTAGTGGCCAGTAAGCAGTCGGGCGAAAGGGCCAGAACAAGCTCACCATTGGTGCCAAGATCTGCAAACAGAAACGGATACTCGGGCCTGACGCACTGCAGAAGGTAAGTAAGCCCGGCACTGATATCAGCTCCAACAAAAGGTGAAAATAAAGCCGGGATATACGCCTGAATCGAGGTTCCGGCAAGCTTCTCCAGCTGGCCGGCCTTGTATTCCAGGGTGTAGGGGGCAGTGCTGAGTCCGGATATGTCCCGGCCTAAAAGCAAATAAATCATGGCCGGATTGCCGGTGATGCAGACATCATCTCCAAGATATCCTGCATTGTTCAGGATTGCGCCGATCTCACTTCTGATCAGCCCGGTCAAAAGGCCCATATTCTGACTGCTTTCACTGGCAAAGGATAACCTGGACATGACATCCGGACCGGCTCCCATCTGAGGATTGATTGTCTTTCCAGAAGTACCGCCACCACCAGAGTTAAATATTTTCCATTTTATGGACGTGGTGCCGATGTCAATGCCAGCTCCAGCAGCACTATCCAAAATGTCCGGGACTGGCTCTTCCTCCTGCTTCTGAGGAAAAACTTCAATATGCTGGCCTGTTCCAGGAAAATGTGAGCAGGCCAGACGCATTCCCTGGCGGATTTGCCAGGGGGAAAAGAAATCCAGATCCTTGGATGTCGGAGCTGGGGAGCTGCTTCTGAACAGAACCTGGCACTTCCCGCAGTTTCCAATGCCTGAACACAGGGCAACGCCTGAGTAATAACCATGGACAAACAGGTTCAGGGCCAGAGTCCTGCCTGGGTCGAATGTGTGGGTTTCAGATTGTGCCCCACTGCTGACATGAACCTTGACCAATTCTACCATCTGATCGAATTCAAAATATTAATGAAAAAATGCAATGACCGGCCAACCAGGGTAGGCTCATTTTAAAACTTATAACCATTATCTCTGATATGACTTTTGATATTGTCAATAAGGATATTGGCGCAGGTGAAAAGGGTTCGGCGCTTGTGCCTGATAATATAAAAATTTCTCTTGATATTCAGACCCTTGACATCAAGAGAGACCAGCTCTCCGGATTCAAGGTGCTTTTTTACAGCCAACCGCGATGTTACTCCTGCTCCGACTCCGGCCAGAACGCACCTGACCAGGGCTTCAGTGGACTGAACCATGGTTGAGGTCTTGAGTTCCTGCAGAGATATGCCGCAATCAATCATGGAATTTTCAAAGGCCTGTCTGGTTCCAGAACCCTTTTCCCGCAAAACCCAGGGGATGGTCTTCAAATCCTCAGGCCGGATCTGCCCACTAATATTAAGCTTCATTTCCGGGCTGACCACGACATCAAGCAGATCACGCATGAGCAGACCATGTTCAAGGTCAAAATGGTCGGCAAAGCCACCAACCATTCCAAAGTCCAGCTCACCTGCAAGCACATCCTGACAGACTTTGATTGAGTCCCCTACACGGAGATCAATACAGACTTCAGGATATTTTTTTCTGAAGTCAGCAATGACCGATGGCAAAAGATAGTTCGAGGGAATGGTACTCCCTCCTACAACAACCTGTCCGCAGACCTGGTTTTTGAGATCATGGATGTCGGCCTTGGTCTCCTCAAGCATCCTGAACATCCTTTGCACGCCACTGTAAAGGACCTGGCCAGCCTGAGTCGGCATCACGGTCCGTCCAATCCTGTCAAAAAGCTTCACCCCAAGCTGATCTTCGAGGCTCAGAACATGAGTGCTGATGGTTGGCTGAGAAAGAAAAAGATCTTTGCCAGCCTTGGAAAAGCTCTGTAAATCATAAACTCTGGCAAATGCCTGCAGCTTTCTGAAATCCATTGGTCATTCCTTGTATTTGAGTCAAAGCTATGCCTACCATAGCTAAAATCAATAGATAAGTGCAAAAAAAGGGAGAGGACTAGCCTCTCCCGGATTTATTTATTTTTTTTCCTGATCCTGGTCTTTTTCAGACTCTGCAGGAATATCTGCCGGTTCATCCTGGGGGTCGGCAGCAGGTATATCCTGTTCAGAAGTCTCAGCTGAAACAGTATCTTCAGGGTCAGGCTGTTTTTCTCCTGCATCTGCTTCTACACCAGCTTCTGGCTGTGGCTCAACAGTCTCAGACTGAACTGGTGCATCCTGCTCTTCTACGGACTTATCTGCTGCAGGCAAAATGGCCTTATCAGGCTTTGGGTCTGAAGAAAGTGCTTGTTCAGCCCCAAGGTAGGTAAACTCAATCAGGGCCATAGCCGCGTTGTCACCTACTCTGGGCGTGGCAAACTTAACGATCCTGGTATATCCGCCACCTGCTCCGTTGAATTTAGGGCCGATTTCATTAAAAAGCCTCTGCACAAGGCCGTGATTTCCAAGGACCTTATATGCCTGACGCCTGGCGCTGAGGTCATTTCGAACCGCCAAGGTGACAAGCCGGTCAACTATCTTGGAAAGTTCCTTGGCCTTGGGGGTGGTAGTCTTTATTCTTTCATGCACTATCAGGGACTTGGCCATATTCCTAAACATGGCTTTCCTGTGCTCCCAGGTACGTCCGAGTTTCTTGCCGGATTTTCTATGTCTCATCGTCCTCTTTCCTCTTTTGCCATTCTTGATATTTTTGCTCGAAATTATCTATGGGGGTGTCAAAGCCAAACCCCATATTTTCAATAACCCGTCTGATGTCTTCCAGCGACTTGCGTCCAAAGTTTTTGGTCCTTAAAAGGTCGTTTTCCGACTTTTGAACGAGTTCGCCAACCAGACGGATTCCAGCGTTACGCAGGCAATTACTGGCCCGCACAGGAAGTTCTAGTTCTTCAATGGTCTTAAACAGATTGGGATCGAGTTCTTCCTCATTCTTGGAACTGGTCACACACACATCAGTCTCGTTTTCATCGAAATTAATGAATACGGACAGCTGATCCTTCAAGATTTTCGCACTGTAGGCCAGGGCATCATCAGGCTGTAAAGATCCGTCCGTCCAAATTTCAAGAATCAGCTTGTCATAGTTGGTCATCTGTCCGACTCTGGCCTGTTCAACAGTATATGCAACTTTTTTAATAGGCGAAAAAGAAGAATCCAGGTTGATCAGTCCGATCTCATCACTGACCGGCTCATGCATCTCAGCCGGGACATAGCCTTTGCCCATGCGCACTTCAATATCAATGACCAGATCAAAATCCTCGGTCATAGTTGCTATATGCTGGTCAGGATTCAGTATTACAACATTCTGATTTGCTTTGATGGCTGCGGCAGTCACCTCACCCTTGCTATTGGCAATGAGTTGAATCCGCTGAGGCTCATCCGTGGTCATGGCAAACCTGACCTGCTTGAGGTTAAGTACTATATCTGTAATATCCTCAACTACGCCCTGAATAGTCGTGAACTCATGCTGCGCATTCTGTATCTTGATGGCTACAATGGCTGCACCCTGCAGAGATGAAAGCAGGACCCGCCGGAGAGCATTTCCGAGAGTCGTGCCGAAACCCCTTTCAAGGGGTTCACAAACAAACTTACCATAATCACCCTGTGATTTGGCATCCCTGACCAGCTGCTCGGGCTTAACCAGATTTGACCAGTTTCGCGTATTGATAAGTTTGTCACTTGCTTGAATTATCATTTCAGCACCTTTGATCTATAAAAAATCTTTGCTGGGCCGGATCAAAATCCGGCCCGAGAAGGATTACTTGGAGTAAAGCTCAACTATGAGCTGCTCATTGATGGGGAAGGTGATATCGTCGCGTACAGGCAGGGCCTTAATGGAGCCCTTAAATTCACTGCCATCCACTTCAACCCAGCCTGGCGCACCCCTGCGGGCAAGGACATCCTGAGCATCCTGGATAACGGGAATCTTCCTGCTTTTTTCAGCTACGGTCACAGTATCACCGATCTTGAGAATAAAAGACGGAATGTTCACCCGACGACCATTGACCAGGATATGTCCGTGTCTTACCAGCTGTCTGGCCTGTGTCCTGGAATGGGCAAAACCAACCCTGTAGACTACATTATCAAGTCTTCTCTCAAGAATGGTCAAAAGGTTTTCACCTGTAGCGCCTTTTCTGGAGTCAGCCAGTTCAAAATATTTCCGAAACTGCCCTTCCAGTAAACCATACATCTTGCGGACCTTCTGCTTCTCTCTGAGCTGCAGGGCGTAGTCACTGGACTTTTTTCGAGCCCGACCATGCTCTCCCGGAGGATAAGCTCTTCGATCATAAGCACACTTATCAGTATAACAGCGATCGCCCTTGAGAAAAAGCTTTGTTCCCTCTCTGCGGCAGATTCTGCACTTGGATTCAGTATATCTGGCCAATTTTCATACCTCCTGATTAAACTCTGCGCCGTTTGGGGGGGCGGCACCCATTGTGGGGTATCGGTGTTATGTCCCGGATAAAGGAAACCTTAAACCCGGCAATATTGATCGCTCTCATGGCAGATTCACGGCCTGATCCTGGGCCCTTAACAAGTATTCCTACTGTCTTCATTCCATTGTCCTGGGCAAGCTTGGCTGCTGTTTCAGCAGCTTTCTGAGCGGCAAAGGGAGTGCCCTTTCTGGATCCTTTAAATCCTGACATGCCAGAGCTGGCCCAGCTGACCACATTACCACTCATGTCGGTAAAAGTGATCATGGTATTATTGAAGGTAGCATTGATATGCACAATCCCGGTAGGGATATTCTTTTTCTCTTTTTTCTTCTTGGTCTTTTTAGGCTTAGCCATCTACGCTCTCCAGTACTTACTTCTTTTTCTTAATGGTGGTTCTTCGGGGACCTTTTCTGGTGCGGGCATTGGTATGAGTCCTCTGACCGCGAGCAGGCAGAGACCTCCTGTGTCTCAGTCCACGATAGCAGCCAATATCCATCAGTCTTTTGATGTTGGCGGTCACTTCGCGGCGAAGATCACCTTCAACTTTATACTTGCTCTCCAGTTCATTACGAATGACGTTCACCTCTTCAGGTGACAGATCATCTGTACTTTTGGTCCAGTCAATACCGGTTGAGTCCAGGATCTTAAGCGATGTGGTTCTGCCGATACCATAGATATAAGTTAGAGCTATACCTATCTTCTTTCTCTTGGGCAAATCAACTCCAGCTATACGTGCCATTTTTTCCTCACTAACCTATCCTTGCCTTTGTTTATGACGCGGGTTTTCACAGATTATTCTTAACACACCCCTGCGCCTGATTATTTTGCACTTGGCGCACATCTTTTTAACTGATGGTCTTACCTTCATGATATCTATTCCCCCGAAAACCTAGTTAGACGTACTTAAAACTTCCGGCCCGTCCTTGGTAACAGCGACAGTATGCTCAAAATGAGCCGACAGGCTGTTGTCCTTGGTTTTGGCCGTCCATCTGTCCGGCATGATAACCACCTGGTCGCTTCCAAGAGACAGCATGGGCTCAATGGCCAGAACCATTCCTTTTTTCAACTTAATTCTGGATGCACCCTTGGGAACAAAATTGGGCAGCTCTGGTTTTTCATGCAGGCTGGCACCGATTCCATGACCGACAAATCTCTTGATTATTGAACAGTTGTTGGCCTTGGCGTGCTTTTCAATGGCAAAGGAAATATCGTACAGGTCATTGCCTGGGTGAGCCTCTTCAATCCCTTTGTACAGAGCTTCTCTTGTCACATCCATAAGCCTCTGGGCTTCTTCTGACACATCCCCGACTGAAAAGGTCCGGGCTGAGTCACCAAAAAAACCCTTATGCTGAACCCCCATGTCTATACTCAGAATATCTCCATTCTCGAGTCGACTGGTGGTCGGAAAACCGTGCACAATCACTTCGTTCAATGAACAACACAGGGTATAAGGAAATCCTTGATAACCTTTAAAAGCTGGCTTGACCTTGTATTCAAGGCACATTTCATTGGCCAGCTCTTCAAGTTCCATTGTGCTGATTCCAGGTCTGATTTTTTGTTCAATCCGGTCAAGAATCTGAGACACAATAGTGTTGGCCTCTCTGAGCAGGCCGATTTCATAATCGTTCTTAATGAATATTCCGCGTATCTTCTTCAAAAACTAACGTCTTCCCTTGATTCTGGTCTTGGTTAAAAGTCCTTCATAATGTCTTGAAATCAAGTGAGATTGAAACTGAGCCATGGTATCCATGGCAACAGCAACGACAATCAGCAAGGCAGTGCCTCCATAGTAGAAAGGTACGTTAAACTCCTTGATCATAAATACCGGCAGCACACACACCAAAGACATGTATATAGCACCTGAAAAGGTCAGTCTGGACAGGACCTTATCAATATATTCCTTGGTCTTGAGGCCTGGCCTGATACCGGGTATGAATCCACCCTGTTTCTTCAAATTCTCGGCTATGTCTTTGGGATCAAATATTATGGCCGTATAAAAAAAGCAGAAAAAGACTATCAGGGCCACAAAAAACAGATTGTACACCAGTGAGTCAGGCATCAAGTTGTTTGAGATCACATTAAGCCAGTCTGCCTGAGAAAAGCTGGCAATCGTTGCAGGAAACATCAGTATTGATGAGGCAAAGATAGCCGGAATAACTCCAGCAGTGTTCAGCTTAAGGGGCAGATGACTGGTCTGTCCACCGTACATCTTGCGTCCCATCATCCGCTTGGCATAGTGAATAGGCAGCCTACGCTGAGCCCTTTCAACATAAACTATGGCCAAAAGAACTCCAACAATGATGGCCAGGATAAAAAGGGCCACAAACAGAGTCACCTCTCCGGCAGACAGCAGCTGAAAAGAGTTGGACAAAGCACCTGGCAGACCAGCAACAATCCCTGCAAAAATTATCAGAGAGATACCATTGCCTAGTCCCCTGGCTGTTATGCGCTCTCCAAGCCACATAATAAAGATGGTGCCCGATGTCAGGGTCAGGATGGTTGTCAGCCTGAATCCCCAGCCCGGATCAACAACAATGGAGGCTCCTGTGGGACTGGTCATGTTCTCAAGACCAATGGAAATCCCGACTCCCTGGACAAGGGTGATCATTACTGTACCATACCTGGTCCACTGGGTAATTTTTTTCCTGCCTGCCTCACCTTCCTCCTTTTTCCACTTGGACAGGGTCGGACTGACCACTGTCAGGAGCTGCATAATAATGGATGCAGAAATGTAAGGCATAATGCCCAGGGCAAAAATCGAAAAATTCTTCAGGCCGCCGCCGGCAAACATGTCAAAGAGCCCGAACAGGGTATTCTGAGCGCTTCCAAAAAAATCAGAAAGGGCTTCTCCGTCCACTCCGGGCAAAGGAATATGTACTCCGATCCTGTACACACCCAGCAATAAAAGGGTAAAAAGGACCTTATTCCTCAACTCCTTAAGTCCGGATTCTCCTGGTTGCTTGCCTTGTTTCACCACTTGAACTTATCCTTCCAGAGCTACTGCGGTTCCGCCTGCATCGGCAATTTTTTGAGCAGCTGTTTTACTGAACCTGTGCGCAGTAACTTTAACGGAAAAATTGACTTCACCCTGTCCAAGGATCTTTACAGCCTGATTCTTCTGGCACAGACCACTGGCATAGATATCTTCCAGGGACACCTCAGAGGCACCGTCAAATTTTTCAGCTATCCTTTCCAGGTTCACCACTGCATACTCGACTCGAAAAGGATTCTTAAATCCTCTCTTGGGCAGCCTTCGCTGCAAGGGCATCTGCCCGCCCTCAAACCCGGCAGGGATGCTGGCACCGGCCCGGGATCTCTGTCCCTTATGGCCTTTGCCGCTGGTTTTACCAAGGCCGCTGGCTTCACCACGTCCAAGTCTTTTCCTGGGCTTGGTTTCTTCATGGAATGGGTGCAGTTCGTGCAAATTCATTACTTGATTACCTCTACAAATTTTTCAACCTTGGTTATCATTCCAGCCACACAGGGGTTCTCAGCAACGTCAATTACCTGATTGGTCTTCCTGAACCCCAAAGCCTTCAAGGTCCTTTTCTGATCAGGCTTCAGCCCTATGCTGCTCTTTTTCAACTTTATTTTCATTTCAGGACTCCCAATGGTGTTAAACTATCTGGCTGCAGCGTACTCTACGCTTTTGCCCCGAAGTTCAGAGACTGTTTCAGGATCAGTAAGAGTCTTAAGCCCCTCAATGGTGGCCTTAACAACATTGTGCGGATTATTGGTACCAATGGCTTTGGTAAGGATATTTTTAACCCCGACCGCTTCCATTGCAGCCCTTACTGGACCACCTGCTATTATGCCGGTACCCGTGCTGGCAGGCTTGAGAAGAACTCTGGCTGCTCCATAAGCTCCTGTAACCTGAAAAGGAATAGTCGAACCCGCTATGGTGACATTAACCATGTTTTTTTTGGCTTTGTCAGTGGCCTTGCGGATGGCATCCGGAACCTGATTGGCCTTGCCAAGGCCGTAGCCAACGCTGCCTTTACCATCGCCGACAACGACCAGAGCGCTGAACCTGAACCGTCTGCCGCCCTTAACAACCTTGGCCACCCGGTTTAGATGCACAATCTTTTCAATGAGTTCCAAATCATTCTGCTGCATGAATTACCTCTTAGAATTTTAATCCCATTTCCCTGGCACCTTCTGCCAGTGCCTTGATCCGGCCATGGTAAAAGTATCCGTTTCGATCAAAGACAACAGTTTCGATATTTTGACTTTTTGCCTTTTCACCGATCATTTTGCCGACTGTCTTGGCAGTTTCAAGGTTAAGCCGTGATCCACCGTCAATGTTGAGTGATGAAAAGGAAGCCAGGGTTACTGCCTTTTCGTCGTTAACAATTTGGGCATAAATGTGCTTGTTGGACCTGAAGACAACAAGCCTGGGTCTGGACTCAGTACCGTTGATTTTCTTCCGGATCCGGTACTTTCTTTTTAGTCTGGACTGTCTTTTACTGATTTTCATGGCATTACCTGCTATTTACCACCGGATTTACCGGCTTTGCGTCTGATTTGTTCGTTTTCATACTTGATTCCTTTGCCCTTGTAAGGCTCAGGAGGACGAATCCTGCGTATGACCGCAGCCAGTTCACCGACTTCCTGCTTGTCTATGCCGCTTAAAGTTATCTTGTTCTTGTCAACTTTGGCATTAACGCTCTTGGGCAGATCAATCTTCACCGGATGAGAAAATCCAACGTTCAAGACAATTGTCTTTCCCTGAAGATCAACTTTGTAGCCGACTCCAACAACCTCCAAAGTCTTTTCAAAGCCTTTGGAAACACCTACTACTGCATTATTGACCAAGGACCTGCGAAGTCCCCAC from Desulfonatronovibrio hydrogenovorans DSM 9292 includes:
- the lipA gene encoding lipoyl synthase: MSYKEQVDGKPDWLRIKLPETDNFARVRKSLDRLHVETVCRSAKCPNIFECFSRKVATFLILGPSCTRRCLFCSVEKGRPEPVGPDEPERISRAVSVLGLKHIVITSVTRDDLADGGARQFVKVLRRLRADHPDSILEVLIPDFQGSTEALDAVLDSSPDVLGHNIETVRHLYSSVRPHADYRLSLGILERAAKFAPQVRVKTGMMVGLGEKDEQVLEVIKDVQACGGQVMTIGQYLRPAKMNRPVDRYVDPETFAYYARAGREAGLEMFCGPFVRSSYHADKQTCGTI
- a CDS encoding selenium metabolism-associated LysR family transcriptional regulator is translated as MDFRKLQAFARVYDLQSFSKAGKDLFLSQPTISTHVLSLEDQLGVKLFDRIGRTVMPTQAGQVLYSGVQRMFRMLEETKADIHDLKNQVCGQVVVGGSTIPSNYLLPSVIADFRKKYPEVCIDLRVGDSIKVCQDVLAGELDFGMVGGFADHFDLEHGLLMRDLLDVVVSPEMKLNISGQIRPEDLKTIPWVLREKGSGTRQAFENSMIDCGISLQELKTSTMVQSTEALVRCVLAGVGAGVTSRLAVKKHLESGELVSLDVKGLNIKRNFYIIRHKRRTLFTCANILIDNIKSHIRDNGYKF
- the rplQ gene encoding 50S ribosomal protein L17, coding for MRHRKSGKKLGRTWEHRKAMFRNMAKSLIVHERIKTTTPKAKELSKIVDRLVTLAVRNDLSARRQAYKVLGNHGLVQRLFNEIGPKFNGAGGGYTRIVKFATPRVGDNAAMALIEFTYLGAEQALSSDPKPDKAILPAADKSVEEQDAPVQSETVEPQPEAGVEADAGEKQPDPEDTVSAETSEQDIPAADPQDEPADIPAESEKDQDQEKK
- a CDS encoding ASKHA domain-containing protein, whose amino-acid sequence is MVELVKVHVSSGAQSETHTFDPGRTLALNLFVHGYYSGVALCSGIGNCGKCQVLFRSSSPAPTSKDLDFFSPWQIRQGMRLACSHFPGTGQHIEVFPQKQEEEPVPDILDSAAGAGIDIGTTSIKWKIFNSGGGGTSGKTINPQMGAGPDVMSRLSFASESSQNMGLLTGLIRSEIGAILNNAGYLGDDVCITGNPAMIYLLLGRDISGLSTAPYTLEYKAGQLEKLAGTSIQAYIPALFSPFVGADISAGLTYLLQCVRPEYPFLFADLGTNGELVLALSPDCLLATSVALGPALEGIGLRFGSPHARGVAARFVLTKDGLGLPEDWKGRVSGSGYISLVAHLLRLKVLSAQGHFQNPVNPLASRVSTGIRDRRLWLGSDFFLGARDIEEILKVKAAFSLGLSFLCTRAGISPEMLKKVCIGGDLGRHADPADLETLGFFPSGTSHKCQILGNTSLLGAVLLAKRGDFRMENQRLGQWVESINMADDEEYLAGRFARHMIFDYPELGTRSAG
- the lipB gene encoding lipoyl(octanoyl) transferase LipB — encoded protein: MIFIDLGLMDYNEAFQIQLEALKEVVDGGAERVFLLEHYPVITLGRNRTAANLLVTEKELQARGVDLVKTSRGGDITCHFPGQLVIYPILRIEKQPGGLKQFFLNLESAVITTLACYGIKAVRKEGRSGVFVQDRKIASTGIGVKKWTTYHGLALNIFRDLELFELINPCGVSGGKTTSVHLELDSCHPDMATVKNDAASAMKNIFMK
- the pnp gene encoding polyribonucleotide nucleotidyltransferase; translated protein: MENKFETIKVNASAGDCEITFETGKMANQADGSVVVQSGDTIVLVTAVTQPMQNDPGYFPLTVNYQEMSYASGRIPGGYFKREIGRPSDRETLTSRLIDRPIRPLFPGEFRQEVQVIATVLSADPQNDPDILAISGASAALHISKIPFSGPIAGARIGYIDGEFVINPSEKLLEQSDLNLVVAATRDGVVMVEGFTDFLPEKLIAEAINWGQKQIMPIIEAQEKLREVCGKEKILVEPKPDNDPVLEKMVSDLAADDLSRVLFIPSKMERKEAKREVMSRVQESLAQNLTEEPENLVKALKILEELEKNIVREKILRTKTRIDGRDLTTVRPLTMEIGMLPRTHGSAIFARGETKSLCVTTLGSSSDEQRIETLAGDSSKRFMLHYNFPPYCVGETKFLRGPSRREIGHGMLAERALTPVLPQAEDFPFTIRIVSEVLESNGSSSMATVCGGTLCLMDAGVPISEPVAGIAMGLIKEGEEYLVLTDILGDEDHLGDMDFKIAGTYEGVTAVQMDIKIPGIPMEVMYKALEQASAAKKTILDSMNQVIDKPRSELSKYAPKTEVVYVDTDKIKDVIGPSGKNIKAITAETGSSIDIEDSGKITVFSPTQEILEKTKEMILFFNQKAELGKDYEGEVKRILDFGAVVEILPGVDGLVHISQLDTKRVEKISDVVKIGDTIKVKVIEIGDRGKVRLSRMAVIMEENGEKFDLESAAFKPGPRGRGGDSRKPRGGGRNR